In SAR324 cluster bacterium, the following are encoded in one genomic region:
- a CDS encoding M48 family metallopeptidase codes for MWKRLIIGLITGLMLVGCSGKVVRTLAPDTVDEKRINLEANKSYRQVIAESKLSQDQRLVEMVKRVGMRIAKASGEPFDWEIELIESSELNAWCMPGGKMAVYTGILPVLKTEGALAAVIGHEVAHATRRHGMNGYAQAIENQLATAAVAGIAVLAAEFYCESQECKALATIGGAAGAMGLAFFERKFSRDDETDADRIGQIYMAKAGYDPAEAIEVWERMAKATGGESGPEFMSTHPSNENRKQRLSQWLSETKSLYEKAPQKHGIGETIF; via the coding sequence GTTGGCTGTTCCGGGAAAGTAGTGCGGACCTTGGCTCCGGACACCGTCGATGAAAAGCGTATCAATCTGGAAGCCAACAAGTCTTATCGGCAAGTCATCGCAGAATCGAAGCTTTCCCAGGACCAGCGCTTGGTAGAAATGGTCAAGCGTGTGGGAATGCGGATTGCGAAAGCTTCTGGTGAGCCTTTTGACTGGGAGATCGAACTGATCGAGAGCTCTGAACTCAACGCTTGGTGTATGCCAGGAGGCAAGATGGCGGTCTACACGGGGATCCTTCCAGTCCTCAAGACCGAGGGGGCTTTGGCGGCAGTGATCGGTCATGAAGTTGCTCACGCCACTCGCCGTCATGGAATGAATGGTTACGCACAAGCTATCGAAAATCAGCTAGCGACCGCTGCAGTGGCTGGAATCGCAGTGCTGGCCGCAGAATTCTACTGTGAGTCGCAGGAGTGCAAGGCTCTCGCAACGATTGGGGGAGCCGCCGGTGCGATGGGATTAGCTTTCTTTGAGCGTAAGTTTAGTCGTGATGACGAGACCGATGCTGATCGTATAGGTCAAATCTACATGGCCAAGGCTGGTTATGATCCAGCAGAGGCGATTGAAGTCTGGGAACGTATGGCCAAGGCGACGGGTGGCGAAAGCGGTCCAGAATTTATGTCTACCCATCCCAGCAATGAAAATCGCAAGCAGCGACTCTCTCAATGGCTCTCCGAAACCAAGTCACTTTATGAAAAAGCACCACAAAAGCATGGGATTGGAGAAACTATTTTTTGA
- a CDS encoding xanthine dehydrogenase family protein molybdopterin-binding subunit: MSKPISGKSAPSQFKYIGKPRGTIDAPEKLKGQARYTADLQLPGMLHLRPVLSPHAHARIVSIDKEAALAMPGVRAVLDASDLTHWRKKAASRVGALLARDEVMFQGHPVVVVVGETPEAAWDGASAVDVDYEELDVVADITTALKPGASLVWPNGIPRDESDVSGDHGAVEKGDTDSGSLPPNVHSMNSYTRGSVEEGFAEADLVLERNYRTGIVHQGYMEPQVCIASPDPMGIMTIYTSTQGPRTVHNDVSRLLDLPHTRVKVIPMVIGGGFGGKHGMLEPLAAAVALEMKAPVKLELTRTEDFMTSMPAPAAEVWLKMGVKQDGTICAIQARIDVDNGVFAAAWWSGLLAQLLASGYRTPHLKIDCREVVTHKPMAGAYRAPTAQTASFAMESHMDELARSLKLDPLEFRLQNAAGSGDLMSNGNPWPSLGLKECLTTLKESALWQQRQTNKNEGWGIAVGLWPCGVSPASAVCRMLPNGNVQVQVGSVDISGINSGFVQIVAEVLSIDPSKVEIIQVDSHAGPVAPPSGGSQVSYSLAGAISGATRNIKDQLAKLAAEHFEASEQDLVFEDGSVHVSGLPSKTISLAKLAKQAESRKGGAGPVIATSSNSIQENAPAVAVHAVKVAVDSETGKVTPKNYIAVQDVGFAINPMLIEGQVQGGVLQGLGWGLWEEMPYDAQGQLLASNFLDYAMPRADDSVFVDAVLVENPSPLGPLGIRGVGEPPIVPGGAAVANAVREVTGVRFEQLPIRPQALWKAMNS; encoded by the coding sequence ATGAGCAAACCCATTTCTGGTAAAAGTGCGCCTTCTCAGTTCAAGTACATCGGCAAGCCCAGGGGGACCATCGACGCTCCCGAAAAACTCAAGGGGCAAGCCCGTTACACCGCAGATCTTCAGCTACCCGGAATGCTGCATCTCCGGCCAGTTCTAAGTCCTCATGCCCACGCACGTATTGTTTCAATTGACAAGGAAGCCGCCCTTGCGATGCCTGGAGTTCGTGCTGTGCTTGACGCTAGCGATTTGACTCACTGGAGAAAAAAAGCGGCCTCCCGTGTGGGAGCCCTGTTGGCTCGCGATGAAGTGATGTTTCAGGGTCACCCCGTTGTTGTAGTTGTCGGAGAAACTCCCGAGGCAGCTTGGGACGGAGCCTCTGCAGTTGATGTGGATTATGAAGAGTTGGATGTGGTCGCTGATATTACCACCGCGCTCAAGCCAGGAGCCTCGCTCGTGTGGCCCAATGGAATCCCACGTGATGAATCAGATGTCAGTGGGGATCATGGAGCTGTAGAGAAAGGTGATACTGACTCAGGCAGTCTTCCCCCCAACGTCCATTCCATGAACTCGTACACAAGGGGGAGTGTGGAAGAGGGATTCGCAGAAGCAGATCTAGTGTTGGAACGCAACTATCGTACTGGAATTGTTCATCAGGGCTACATGGAACCTCAGGTTTGTATCGCCAGTCCAGATCCGATGGGGATCATGACAATTTATACGAGCACCCAGGGTCCCAGAACAGTGCACAATGATGTGTCTCGATTGCTTGATTTGCCTCATACGAGGGTAAAGGTCATACCAATGGTGATCGGCGGGGGCTTTGGTGGAAAGCACGGAATGTTGGAGCCCTTAGCTGCAGCGGTAGCGTTGGAGATGAAAGCTCCAGTAAAATTGGAGTTGACTCGAACGGAAGACTTCATGACTTCAATGCCGGCGCCTGCTGCCGAAGTCTGGCTCAAGATGGGAGTCAAGCAGGATGGAACCATCTGCGCAATTCAAGCAAGGATTGACGTAGACAATGGGGTCTTTGCAGCTGCCTGGTGGAGTGGACTACTTGCCCAACTGCTAGCCAGTGGGTATCGCACACCTCACTTGAAAATTGATTGCCGTGAAGTTGTCACTCACAAACCTATGGCAGGAGCCTACCGAGCCCCAACCGCACAGACCGCTAGTTTTGCCATGGAGTCTCACATGGATGAACTGGCCCGCAGCCTAAAGCTGGATCCACTGGAATTCCGCCTACAGAATGCAGCTGGCTCCGGTGACTTGATGAGTAATGGGAATCCATGGCCGAGCCTAGGACTGAAAGAGTGTCTTACTACGCTCAAGGAGAGTGCTCTCTGGCAGCAGCGCCAAACCAATAAAAACGAAGGTTGGGGTATTGCCGTTGGCTTATGGCCTTGTGGTGTGTCACCAGCATCTGCAGTCTGCCGGATGTTGCCCAATGGGAATGTTCAGGTGCAAGTGGGATCCGTGGATATTTCTGGTATCAACAGTGGATTTGTCCAGATTGTTGCGGAAGTTCTCTCCATTGACCCCTCGAAAGTAGAGATCATCCAGGTTGATTCCCATGCTGGTCCAGTGGCTCCACCAAGTGGTGGTAGCCAGGTCAGCTATAGTCTAGCTGGAGCCATTTCTGGTGCCACTAGAAACATCAAGGATCAGCTCGCCAAGTTAGCTGCCGAACACTTTGAGGCATCCGAGCAGGATTTGGTGTTTGAGGATGGTTCTGTTCATGTGAGTGGTCTGCCCAGTAAAACCATCTCGTTAGCGAAATTGGCCAAGCAAGCTGAATCTCGCAAAGGTGGAGCTGGTCCGGTGATTGCGACATCCAGCAATTCCATCCAGGAAAATGCACCTGCTGTTGCTGTTCACGCTGTCAAGGTAGCGGTTGATTCAGAAACCGGAAAGGTGACCCCAAAAAACTACATTGCTGTCCAAGATGTGGGCTTTGCGATCAACCCAATGTTGATTGAGGGTCAGGTACAAGGAGGCGTGTTGCAAGGGCTTGGCTGGGGGCTTTGGGAAGAAATGCCTTACGATGCCCAAGGCCAGTTATTGGCTTCGAATTTTCTCGATTATGCCATGCCACGGGCGGATGATTCTGTATTCGTTGATGCGGTGCTGGTGGAAAATCCCTCTCCGCTGGGTCCTTTAGGAATCCGTGGCGTGGGAGAGCCACCGATTGTTCCGGGTGGAGCTGCGGTTGCCAACGCCGTACGAGAGGTCACTGGGGTGCGCTTTGAGCAATTACCCATTCGGCCCCAAGCTCTTTGGAAGGCTATGAATTCCTGA